The Vigna unguiculata cultivar IT97K-499-35 chromosome 11, ASM411807v1, whole genome shotgun sequence genomic sequence ACCAATAATTGACAATAATTGTCCAAGATTTAATGTGAAGGAGGACAAGTTGGCAGAAAGGGGTCAAGGATTAAGTTTTGAAACATGTTgcataaaaataagaaaggatCCTGGCAATTAATGCACCATTGCAGAAGGCAAAACCAAGAAAGAGGAAAACATGAAAACAGAGATGCGTCCAGAATAAAACATCCTAGATTCAAGAATGTAGTTTTCTCCTGTGGAAAATTTTGCAGCCTTAGACCTGAAAAACATTAAAGCCTGTGTATTTAGTTACTGACAAAACTTAGATGAAGTACTTAAGTGACAAAGGTGCTGTTTTCTATTTGAAATAAGAATCAATTCTTTCCCAGTAAAAGTTTTCCTCCAATTCATAAGATACACACACAGTGGCCACTTACCAAGATTAAAAATGCAAAACTTTCTTGTGTAACTTTCAAAGACTTCACCTTTGTCCTTCCACCCACAATTCATTCAAAAAGaatcaataaataaagaaaaatgaatggAGCAGAGGGCAATGAATCAGTTGAATGGATAAAGTTGATCCACATAAAGAATATCTATCATGGAAGTGAGTAACAAATGAAAGAATAGATGAATGCAAATGtcatttaaaaggaaaaaggatCTTCCAAGACAGAAACTCTAGTCAAGGATGCAGcagaagaaaagaacaaaaattatcAAAGACTGACAGAAGCATACACACAAACATATAGTACacacatataataatataatatatatatatatatatatatatatatatatatatatatatgtatgaatgaatgATATGATATGATTATGCAATAACAAACCTCAGGGTAGATGATCAGAGAATCCAGGTCTTCCATTTTTGCGGCTGCTATTTGGCTATTTGAGAGCAGAAAGGGAGAGAAATTTGGAAAACCAAATATTGGTgtagaaatagaaatagaaaatagaaaattaagtACATATGTAAATGTCCCCTCTTATTTATAGAGAACGTATTTGGATATTTGTAAGATTTATAAGACTAAAGGGTGGTTGAAAGTCAAGGTTTAATCACAAAAATGGTGAGGAGCAAGTCCCTGTCATTGAATGCCAAAATCTTCCTCAGAGGATAAATTGGAGTTCCCATTTTTTGTGATATACATGATTTGAGAATCCCTGAAATCCTCCCATTCTTTCAGGAATTGTGtcatttctaatatttatgtctttctgataaattatttaattcagtTAAACTTTCTAtgtataaattcttcaaattgaaacattaaatttttcCATCCATTATATATAGAtaagttcaaacaaaattacCAGATGATTAATGTGTTGGTAAGatactgatatatatatatatatatatatatatatatatatatatatatatatatatatatatatatatatatatatatatatatatatatatatatatatatatatatatatatatatatcagtattaattttagggttaaatatgttcttggtccctcaagtttgagcgaaatttgggtttagtccctcatcaaaacttttgaccaatttagtccttcatccttcaaaatgcgtgaatttagtccttttaaccaaattttgttaagtttatctgatatttcaagcgcatttcatgatagtatttaaattatttatactgtttgacatatttttgtttcaatgttaacttaaatactatcatgaaatgcacttgaaacgtcagataaacttaaaaaaatttggttaaaaggactaaattcacgcattttgaaagatgaaggactaaattggtcaaaagttttgatgagggactaattccaaatttcgctgaaacttgagggaccaaaaacatatttaacccttaattttaTGCTTACTATCATTAGATTGCCCCTTACCTACGATGTTATATATCGAACTTTTAATCATTATTCTGCCTAATATGACCCTAAAGGATATCTTAGTCATGCAGTTATTTGCAAAAGGTCAATGAACCAATTAAAAGTTTGCAATCATCTTTGGCTGCAGTACTATGTATATAATAATCAACAATTCTTATTTTAGTTTGAGATTTTTGTTTCACACAAAACCTCAATATTAAAGGACAAAACTTTTTAagttaactaaattaaaattaaactaagtCATGTCTCCTTAATACTATGTATCCTGAAAACATGCATATATAGGGTGAGATTATTATTCTTGCAAGCAACGTTTGGTTTGTCTAGTGCACCTCTGAAGGTTGACCATTATGCAATtctaataaacatataaaattctTAAGTTATAACGGACAAATCTAGTGTCTGTTGTCCAGTTTTAAGACAAAAGGTTGAATCTGAgaatcaaattgatattttttaggTTGTTTTGTAACTATAACTCATAATTATAGATAAGCCTTGTCTTATTTTACGTTTAGGTAATAGTGAtgtatttataaacaaatttagtgTTGTagacaaaaaatgttttaatgaGGTTTAATTTAATAGGTATATGATATACATGGTTGTCGTAACTTACAAgttatttatcttaattttttttcttttaatttatattatcttttttttgttattttattattttaaggatGGATatctttttagtcttttttatatataaatgtcaatatttgaatgtgtgtgtgtgctaaaaagttaattatgaaaattaaacttCCTGTCTCTTTCTATTCAAGTATATAATGTAGTTTTTATATGTGGACTACATTGtatttaatacaatatatataaatttaacactAATTTTTTTGATGATAATGAGGAACTACGTAAAATGAAGACGAAGTTGGGAGTTGAAAATTTAAGgagtttattttcataaattataagattatattaaaatatccaTGTAGTGACCATTCTACCAAATTTAAGGATTCATATAGTACTTTGGtattaatactaatttataGTATTTTCTATATAGTATTTACTGATGATcataagttttgttttatttattttttatacaaatatacaatttttataatatttattgtgggatttttttatttttagataaaatatttaagtatttttaatttctatttttaatagtCTTCCttttatatcttattattttccttttaaatgttataaatgATTACATTAAAGAACTTTctataattatatgaaatatacatatttgaaatttgaaatacaaTAAAGAACATTTCATATTATGCGTTTTTTATTATCTctcttatttaattttcttgggtTTATCTTTAACCATTAAAATAGATTTGGTTGGATGGATAACCTGAATAACTCATCAATGAGATTGGATTAGACTGCAAAAATTTGTTGTCTAATctgtttctgaaaaaaaaattcatacatttaaaaaaaaaaaaatatatatatatatatatatatatatatatatatatatatatgtctattcaaatatctttgaattatATGATCAtatgactaattttttttatgtgccttaaatttaaaagatacatgttttttttcttaaatttatatctatgttctatttatttttatttttaaataattaatatgatttgTTAGGTTATAAGAcaagagtatatatatatatatatatatatatatatatatatatatatatatatatatatatatatatatatatatatatatatatataaatagatattgAGTCTAGTCTTTCCTAAGTAATAGTAATTCTGAAATATCTATGATTTTAGatatgaatttttgttttcttatcaCAAAATTCCTGTTTTATTCAAAAAGAgacattaaataaaacaaacttctcttcctatatatatatacatataaatagaTATTGAGTCTAGTCTTTCCTAAGTAATAGTAATTCTGAAATATCTATGATTTTAGatatgaatttttgttttcttatcaCAAAATTCctgttttattcaaaaaaagacattaaataaaacaaacttcTCTTCCTAACCGGTACGAACTCCAACAGTTCAATCACGTAAAATCATAttcattgtgtttcattttCAACCTAGTGTTTTTAGcctattaaaatatattttaaaacaaaagattgttattaaaaaaatattgatatattatgtCATCAATAACGTTTTCATTTACTTTTcaagatataatttaaatttaattcaatcttataaaaGATAATTCATTACGTTTATgagataatatttatatttattgatgttTTGTTTTATCCTTATAgttgtatataatataatatctcTAGTACATATCTCTTAATACTAAAAACTCTGAGATGAGATTAAATatctatgaataaaataataaatccaataaatttttcaagataatttttaataaataaatctatATGAATCTcacaaaaaatgaatttataaattagaatttgtatttacttacatattttattttaattatatatgttaacGAAGTTATATCATATTTCTTCAAATGTATgataattatatcattaattGGGTTATCTTTGTCTTTACCAAGTTATGGAAAATTCTTAAAGTTGGGTATGGAATATTGTCTAATTTTTGATTTTACGTTTTGGGTTTTATGGGAAAAAAATAGAGAGTGTAGGGTGTGACGACAAACCAATGAGATTTTTTGTTTGTGGAAGAGAACATGAGAATTTAGGTTAAAGTCATGTGGGGGAGGCCAAGCTGAAGAAGACACATTGTGGAATCACACTCACCAAGTAAACCTATCACATAGGTCAAACATTGGTAAGACATGCAAAGCCACACATAAATTTACTTTAATAATGTAATTAGTGACATTTATAATTAGAATCCAAATTCTAACTGAGTTCATATTTTTTACCGTTTTTTTTGTTGTTCTCTACtcatcattaaaatatattgtattagtattttaaatattcttttaatatattttaaaatatcaaaattagtgGTAATCATTATATTATGAAGATACAGTAGAAGAacatcaaaaaaatattcagcaaagaatccaaattctaacttcatttcagtttttttttatatatatatataaaaaatggtatttttcttttgtactaCTAATTAAGTGACCAAGTTGATGTTACTTTtataatcacataaaaaaataattttaatgattaaagtaatcttttatatatatatatatatatatatatatatatatatatatatatatatatatatataactttattcAATAATTCCTTTAtgcatttcaaattaaaaatatttaacattacaaattgaagcaacaaatgtttaattagatgatgttatatgaaaattgtaCATGAATAAAAGTTGTAAAATAGAAATTCAACATAACaggatttttatttatattttaaaaaataaaaattatttttttaccaaaaagatcaaaattaaatttgtttaacaCTCATTGTATcaattttctatataaaaacccaaaattatatttatatcaattttggatatgaatatatataattggttTTTATTAAACATGGACAAATATATTCTTAACCTCATCCTTGATTTTTATTAAACCAtgtttataaattgaaatatatcaTTAAGGTTCTCTATGTTGAAAAATGTAGATAATCtcaatatattatatgtaatcaAATGAATGACATGTTAAACTTTAAGGTTAACAGTATCAGTCTAAGCAACATAACTAGGGTTACACATTTCTATAAGGCTCTGCCATGTACAATTTCCACATAAAGCTTAATAATAAGCCACCATGCATGAACCATGGTTTCTTAAAATCTTAACCCTAACTTAGCTTCTAAGTGGAGCAGTCCACAAACGGCACTGCTACTACTACCATTGATATATTCAATGCTTTTGTTTGTAgtatcattattttcttttcttccacaTTGGCAACTATTATTGACTTCAGTCTATGCAGGTTTAATCCATAAAATCTtctagttctagattttttgtCACCATTGAAGTTATTTCACACTGACCCTTTCAACACTAATTTTCTGTCATAACATTCTTCTGCCTCGTGCTTCTATCTATTATGGCGTTCTACACAAATGGACGCAAAATTAGCGCATAATTGTAGAGTTATATATACTCGCAGACTCAAACAAAATCCATGGTTGAAATTTGAAAACCTAGGTTCTTGTAGTTTGTCACAATAAATATTGAATCAAATTTGTAGTTGCGGTCTGAAACTCTGAGTTGTACTTGCATTTAACTCATGGATAAGGACGTGGCAATCAAAGAACATACGCTTCTCCTGAATTATTCTCTATTCAACACACACTTTCATTGCagtctttaattaaaaaaaaaaagtattaattctCTGCCGTACATGAACGGTAATCCAAGATTCTTATGCAGAGAATGGAAAGTATAGGTCAAATTCATAGTTCAATATCCATCAATGTGATGTGACAGGATCCATGAATCTTTTTGGAGAGTTTTTGTTACGAAAAGGTTACTACTAGGAAACAAAATTCCTTAACAGTTTTACACAAACCCTACTTgtgtatatttgttttccttacAGACTGTTGTTATCATGCATTTTGCTATTTATTGCATCTTCATGTATTACCTTTTCATGTACTTTCATGATGCCATCGACCATTTTGAGGGCTCAACTTACTCAAAAAATTTACTGACAGTTTTCTCATTATCTGGTTCAATCAAGTGAGGTTGGCTTCATGGGTTTAATAACTCAGGAAATTTACTTAGAATTAATTCAACTTTTGGTATGATGAttcaagaaaattttgaaatggattACTGAGTTCCCGAATTTAATGGATGGTTAATTCAGGCAAATCATGCTTCAGGATCTATAGGAGAAAAATTGAAGAACATTCCAACTCATGACAAAGTCACCCAGATTTGAAAAAAAGCCTAAAGTAATTCATACAAGTTCAAAGCAATATCTGTTTTGAAGGTTTCTCACCAACCCCTTTTCTCCCAGTATGAAGAATTCATGTTTACAGGGTATAGATCTGTTGCAGATATAGATGAAGTGGCCAATGTGTCATCCACTGAGAGACTCTGATTGTTGCTCTCACTTAgattattttcttctatctcTTGGTAATGCTGTCGCATTACTTCCAACTTCTTCTCATCCAGTGTCTCACTTGACTCTGAAATCAACTCCTGAACCACAGATCTACCTTCAAGCATGCTTACTACTGAGGACATTGTAGGCCTGAGGGATGCTGTTGCATTGGTGCATAAAAGAGCCACATTGATCATTGTGATAACCTCCTTTTTGTTGAAGTCCAAACCCAATCTACCATCAATTAACTCCATTAGATTGCCACTCTCTTTTAGCATGTGTGCCTGGTAAACAAAAGCCATATAATCTTATCTATGTTATAATGTTATAACCTGATTTCATACTTCAAACctaactcaatcttacaaaatcagcttgtaagataagatttgtttcatttatatattttaaattgacttTATTTCTAGTCGATATAAGACTTCCAACATAACTTAAGCAGGACTCTGATAAAATTGCAGTCCAAATAACTTAAGTAGTCACAAGTAAGATTCTACtgccaaatttgatattatgTGGAACTGTGAAAGTTGTGGTTCTCAAaggaaaataacatttttttgaatACTCTAAGGAAGCACACTTACCCAATCAAGAAGATGCAATGATGCTTCTTTATGTCGTTGGATTATATTGCTCCTCCCACTTATAATTTCCAAGGCAACAATTCCAAAACTATAAACATCTGCTTTGTCAGTCAAATAACCATGCATGGCATACTCAGGAGCCATGTATCCACTGCACAAAACAAGTTCTATGAGCTACATTGATTTAAGAAACGTGTTAATTGCTCAAACTTTTGCATCCTCAATTGCTTTTTAATCATTAACTATACTTGGCTAAATCTGATTCAACAAGGTATGCAATTTGATAATCTCTCTGGTTTATTGCTTCATAGTCTAATCATATCATGCATAGAAAACATTTCCTCATAAAATCTGTATAGAAAATCAAAATACAGAAACTCACTAAGTTCCAGCAATTCGGGTGCTTATGTGGGTATTGTCCTCTTCATCGAGCTTGGCTAAACCAAAGTCAGATATCTTTGGTTTGAGATCTTTATCAAGCAACACGTTAGTGGTCTTGATGTCCCTATGAACGATTTTCAATCTTGATTCTTCATGCAGGTATGCCAAACCTTTGGCAATACCAACACAGATGTTTTGCCTTGTAGGCCAATCCAATTTAATTTGGTGTTCTTCTGGACCTTCATCAgtgaataaaaatgaattacacAAACTGAAATATCATAGAAGGGACAACTGAAATCGACCACATTAGAAAGAATTACCGAACAAAGCACGAGCAAGGCTATTGTTTTCCATATATTCATAGACCAACAACAATTGATCTCCCTCAACACAGCATCCATAAAGTTTAACAAGACAAGGATGTTGCAAAGCTGAAATCATGCCAAGCTCATTTATAAACTCACGATTCCCCTGCCTTGATTTGGAAGAAAGCTGCTTCACTGCTATTATTGTCCCATCTGATAAATTTCCCTGCATATGGAGCAATGCAACATAGTTGTTGGGTTGGAATGCTGATTTTTCCCTCAAAAGTAACATCTTCAGTTAAAATAGACTCATAATAATTGAGGGGATATGCCATACTATCTAAATTACCTTGTACACAGGACCAAACCCTCCTTCTCCAATTTTGTTGGCTTTGTTGAAGTTATTTGTTGCTGCTTTGATTTGTCGTAAGGTAAATATACCCATTTGCAGTTTTAACCCCTTTAGCTCTgtcaattaaacaaaaaaagacTGTAGATTTAACTGCATACCCTAAATTTAGGCTCATAAGAAAATTCATGCTACATGCAAGAGTTCTTTTTTGTACATTGAAAGTCCTTAAGGTGAAGCACAAAGGTTATCATCATGACAGAATAAGTTATTTGCAATTACCTTTTGCTAAAGAACTTTTCTGTCCTAGAAAGCCTCTCCACCAAAGTATACCAAACACCAGGACTAGAAAGACTACTGCACCAGCCACAATTGCAACCACAGCACCTGCAGATATTCTACTTCCATTTTCTGAGGGAGGGATGAAGTCTGCTTGATTATAATAGAAAACATTGTTATTCAAGAACTTATATTGCATGGTAACATCCATGTGCTATATGAATATTAAGTACCGAATGAGAAGCACAACTCACTGGGATTTACAGAAATAGCTGATATAAGAGGACCATATACTGATTTAAATGGAATACCAATTGTGCCTTTCCCAGTCCAATATAGGCGAATTTCCAATGTGTTGCTACTAATCACAATGGTAAATGATTTTGTGACTGCTTTATTAACTCCTCCTGCTTCTTCTGCAATATTGAAATTCTTGAGCACCATGTTTCCCTGCAAGAAATCTTAACCAACCTTAATAATGCCTCATAATGGCTACATTTTTAAgcatgcaatattcaaatatcttttaatcaATTGAAGAAATCAAATTCATAAGGTACCAAGGTGGGGAAATTTCTCCAGTTGATATGTGAGATTCTGGGTATTCTAAGGCTTCACATGGATTATAAAAGAACACATCTATCTCTAatcaaatttcttttcaaaaattgaagatATAGAATTTGAATATGGcatatatacaattttataaagtactCATAACAGACAAGATAAAACTACAAAAGTTTGTGATAATTTACCTGAATGTAGACATCAAATATGCGTCTTCCTAGGCTGTTAAATGTTTGATCTTCAGTAAACATGACCTCTGCAAAGTGTAGATTCACCGTGTAGTTTCCATTTCCCAGGCAAAACCCATAATAAGTGAGAGAAATGGGAGAAACACGTGCATCCATGTATATTTCAGCATCAGCCAAGAAAAGCTGAGATTGATTTAGCCAAGTATAATATTCTGCACGGTCATTATCCATGAAGTGACCAGTGCTGCTAAATCCCCAGTTTTTTCCACTTAGGTGGAACCTAGCTGGTCCTGCATTATCTGTATCCTCATCATATGTTTCATTTCCATCCACTGTTACTTGCTTTCCACCACAATTTATATGAAGAGAGTGTGATTCTGGGACAAGCAGATTAGTGAGTACAAGGTATTCTGGGACAAGTAAAGGTTAGTGAAAATTTAGATGTGTATAAAATCGTtatcaaaaaagaaaagtaaaacttACTTTTAGGACAGGCAACACTTCTTAAACATGAAACGGATTCTCTGAAGGAATGACCAAAGTGAAAAAGCTATTTAGCATGATccatctaaaatttaaaatgaccaTATGAAAGGGAAATGTCAAAAGATATATCAAACTTACGAGCTATTGTCCACCGAGTAGCTTGCAAACAAGTTCCTATGGGATACAACAGAAGATTATGACTCAGATAGGTTCTTTAAGTTGCAAACAAATGTTCTCATATGCAAGCATTCTTACACATTTCCCCGTTGACATGGCTGCTGTCCTGAGTTTTCCATGGTAAAGTTATTGTACGAAAGATCTCTGGTTcagattataaaatttgattcaGAAAATCTAACAAGATGCAAAACAGATATAGACTTCATGAAACTGAGGACTAGAAAGAAACCTATGACGACTAGTATAGTAACTCAAAGGTGCCTTTCAGGTAAACAATTTAATCAAGCACTTGTCTAATAAGCTCTTTAGTTATGGCATAACTTTGAGCATGAAGCATGATGGAATAAACTAAAAGAGTGCTATAATTGCAACTGCATAGGTGGCGATCAAGTACTGATACAAACAGAAACCTTACAACCAAGACTAGACTTTTCACATAGAAAGACACCAAATGATATGCTTATAAAGTCTCTTTCCCCTCAGAACTCATTAACTATTCAATTTAAGGaatcataacataaaataaaaccattGAAATAAAActtacacatttttttctttctctgccCATGCAGGTACAGGTCCCGTGAGGATGTTTCCAGTTAAATATCTACAATTgaagaatttaaagaaattatcatGTATAAAACTTGTGATTTATCCAGTCCTAGAATCATGGTGAAAACTCTAGTAATATTGAATCATGCTATTGCTCCTAAATGAAAATTAACAACACTAATTGGTTACCGGAAAATGCCAGCCCAGTTTGGAGGAAGAGAAAAGAAGTTAACAAAATTCTTACATATAATCTGTCTTTCTTAAGCCATACTCAAAGCTGCTTGGAATCTGTCCACTTAATCTGTTAAAGCTGAGGTCtctgaaaaaaatttcaaccagATTAAGCTGAAGGAAAATAGCTTAGAAAACATTCTATAGTGTTGTAAACTCGAGGAGAATTGAAGTTGTGTTTTTTGATGCATTggtatgaaagaaaaatactatTGAAATTTAAATGCAATGCAAGAACATTGTTAGAAGTAGTTGCACTTAAGCACATTGGGAGAGTAACAGAAGTTACAAGGTTTGTAAATTAGACATATTCCCCAGATATTCAGGTATTGTTCCATTGATA encodes the following:
- the LOC114168497 gene encoding probable leucine-rich repeat receptor-like serine/threonine-protein kinase At3g14840, with amino-acid sequence MNMDSHHFFLLQLLLAFFFLSLAFGATLPEDEVEALKDIGESLGKKDWDFSVDPCSGEHNWTSQTKVRGTENNVTCDCSFENATICHVTNILLKVQNLRGTLPVAMVRLPYLQEIDLSRNYLNGTIPPEWGLLNLVHISLSANRLTGSIPPELANISTLQSLTLEFNQLSGNLPSELGNLPNIQRLLLTSNNFTGELPATFARLTTLQEVRLGDNKFSGRIPDFIQSWTSVQKLVIQGTGLSGPIPSGISLLESLTDLRISDIEGSDYFPFPQLDNLANLEILILRSCNINGTIPEYLGNMSNLQTLDLSFNRLSGQIPSSFEYGLRKTDYIYLTGNILTGPVPAWAEKEKNVDLSYNNFTMENSGQQPCQRGNVNLFASYSVDNSSESVSCLRSVACPKKSHSLHINCGGKQVTVDGNETYDEDTDNAGPARFHLSGKNWGFSSTGHFMDNDRAEYYTWLNQSQLFLADAEIYMDARVSPISLTYYGFCLGNGNYTVNLHFAEVMFTEDQTFNSLGRRIFDVYIQGNMVLKNFNIAEEAGGVNKAVTKSFTIVISSNTLEIRLYWTGKGTIGIPFKSVYGPLISAISVNPNFIPPSENGSRISAGAVVAIVAGAVVFLVLVFGILWWRGFLGQKSSLAKELKGLKLQMGIFTLRQIKAATNNFNKANKIGEGGFGPVYKGNLSDGTIIAVKQLSSKSRQGNREFINELGMISALQHPCLVKLYGCCVEGDQLLLVYEYMENNSLARALFGPEEHQIKLDWPTRQNICVGIAKGLAYLHEESRLKIVHRDIKTTNVLLDKDLKPKISDFGLAKLDEEDNTHISTRIAGTYGYMAPEYAMHGYLTDKADVYSFGIVALEIISGRSNIIQRHKEASLHLLDWAHMLKESGNLMELIDGRLGLDFNKKEVITMINVALLCTNATASLRPTMSSVVSMLEGRSVVQELISESSETLDEKKLEVMRQHYQEIEENNLSESNNQSLSVDDTLATSSISATDLYPVNMNSSYWEKRGW